The sequence below is a genomic window from Planktothrix serta PCC 8927.
TTCTGAATCTAATGATACTTTTTATGAATTTGAACAGACCTTAGCTGCATCAGGAATTCAACTGATGAATTACCAGGGACAACTTTTAGTTAATAACCCCGAAATTCGTCAAGGCATTATTAATAGTTTAGTCTGGTATACTCACTTTTATCAACAGGGATATGCCCCCCCAGATTCAATCGATTGGCTCCCCGAAGATAATAATATTAACTTTCTGAATCGTCGGCTATTAATGACCCTAAACCCAACCCTTTCTATTCCGGCTTCTCAAAAAACTGATCCTGAAATTTATTCTCAACAAATTGCCACTATTCCCTTTCCCAATCTCCCCAATAATCAACCGATGCCGAATTTTGTTTCGATTAAACAAGTGATCACCTTTAGGAATTCTCCCCATCCACAGGAAGCCAAAAGTTTTCTCTCCTTTTTAGCCAAACCCGAAATTCTTTTAAACTATTTAAAAGGGTCTGCGGGGCGTTATTTTCCAGTCATGCCTCAACTATTATCCGATCCATTTTGGAATAATACAAACGATCCTCATCTGAAAGTAGCGGCTGAACAATTCCGCTTTGTTTCGCCTCTATCTTCGATTCTTTTTCCTCCTTATTCACAAATATTTGCTGAAAATGTATGGGGAAAAGCCATTGAACAGGTAATCATTGAAGGTTTATCTCCAGAAGTGGCAACGGATGCTGCAATTGCTGAAATTCAAACCATATTTGCTGAGTGGAAAAATCAGGAGTAAACTGGTAATGGATAGCCTTTTAGTGCCGTCAGCTTCTCAACCTTGAATCTCAATGGTTTTTACTAATGGTTTTAACCCTGAACA
It includes:
- a CDS encoding ABC transporter substrate-binding protein produces the protein MKKILILCLLFTLSLVLITCSEQSKHLSQKISTPSSQSSLTIWWTKGFYPEEDEALQNVIKAWEQQTGLTAKLTLFSDDENLKQTLNALETQNLPDIVYNRRLEFAVNPKAAWEGKVAEVSDIIEPIKTLYTPSAIQSVHLYNHQTKKLGYYGVPIQQQTLHIHYWRDLLEEAGFQASDIPKDWNNFWAFWQQVQTKLREQGKSDIYGIGLTFSSESNDTFYEFEQTLAASGIQLMNYQGQLLVNNPEIRQGIINSLVWYTHFYQQGYAPPDSIDWLPEDNNINFLNRRLLMTLNPTLSIPASQKTDPEIYSQQIATIPFPNLPNNQPMPNFVSIKQVITFRNSPHPQEAKSFLSFLAKPEILLNYLKGSAGRYFPVMPQLLSDPFWNNTNDPHLKVAAEQFRFVSPLSSILFPPYSQIFAENVWGKAIEQVIIEGLSPEVATDAAIAEIQTIFAEWKNQE